The following proteins are encoded in a genomic region of Mycolicibacterium confluentis:
- the kstD gene encoding 3-oxosteroid 1-dehydrogenase: protein MTVQEYDVVVVGSGGAGMVAALTAAHQGLSTVVVEKAPHYGGSTARSGGGVWIPNNPVLKRDGVKDTAEDARRYLHAIIGDVVPAEKIDTYLERGPEMLDFVLKHSPLKLCWVPGYSDYYPETPGGKASGRSVEPKPFNAKKLGPDEKGLEPPYGKVPMNMVVLQQDYVRLNQLKRHPRGVLRSLKVGVRSVWANATGKNLVGMGRALIAPLRIGLQDAGVPVRLNTALTDLYVEDGAVRGIYVRDTTAPESAEPELIRARRGVILASGGFEHNEQMRVKYQRAPITTEWTVGAAANTGDGILAAEKLGAALELMEDAWWGPTVPLVDAPWFALSERNSPGSIIVNMSGKRFMNESMPYVEACHHMYGGQYGQGSGPGENIPAWLVFDQQYRDRYIFAGLQPGQRIPKKWLESGVIVTAPTLDELAVKAGLPADEFKATVERFNGFARAGVDEDFHRGESAYDRYYGDPTNKPNPNLGEINHGPYYAAKMVPGDLGTKGGVRTDVHGRALRDDNSVIDGLYAAGNVSSPVMGHTYPGPGGTIGPAMTFGYLAALNIAGKA, encoded by the coding sequence ATGACTGTTCAGGAGTACGACGTCGTCGTGGTCGGCAGCGGCGGCGCCGGTATGGTCGCCGCACTCACCGCCGCCCACCAGGGCCTCTCAACGGTAGTCGTTGAGAAGGCCCCGCACTATGGAGGTTCCACTGCGCGGTCAGGTGGTGGCGTCTGGATCCCGAACAACCCGGTCCTCAAGCGCGACGGGGTCAAGGACACCGCCGAGGATGCGCGCAGATATCTGCACGCCATCATCGGTGACGTGGTGCCGGCCGAGAAGATCGACACCTATCTCGAACGCGGTCCCGAGATGCTGGACTTCGTTCTCAAGCACTCACCACTGAAGCTGTGCTGGGTTCCCGGCTACTCCGACTACTACCCGGAGACCCCGGGCGGTAAGGCCAGCGGCCGGTCCGTGGAACCCAAGCCGTTCAACGCCAAGAAGCTCGGCCCCGACGAGAAGGGCCTGGAGCCGCCGTACGGCAAGGTGCCGATGAACATGGTCGTGCTGCAGCAGGACTACGTCAGGCTCAATCAGCTCAAGCGCCACCCGCGCGGTGTGCTGCGCAGCCTCAAGGTGGGCGTGCGCTCGGTATGGGCCAACGCCACCGGCAAGAACCTCGTCGGGATGGGCCGCGCGTTGATCGCACCCCTGCGGATCGGCCTTCAGGACGCTGGCGTGCCGGTCAGGCTCAACACCGCCCTGACCGACCTCTACGTCGAGGACGGAGCGGTGCGCGGCATCTACGTCCGCGACACCACTGCTCCGGAATCTGCGGAGCCGGAGTTGATTCGCGCTCGCCGCGGGGTGATTCTGGCCAGCGGCGGTTTCGAGCACAACGAGCAGATGCGGGTCAAGTACCAGCGTGCACCCATCACCACCGAGTGGACCGTGGGTGCGGCGGCCAACACCGGCGACGGAATCCTGGCCGCCGAGAAACTGGGTGCCGCACTGGAACTGATGGAGGACGCCTGGTGGGGGCCCACCGTCCCCCTGGTCGACGCGCCGTGGTTCGCTCTGTCGGAGCGCAACTCGCCCGGGTCGATCATCGTCAACATGTCGGGCAAGCGCTTCATGAACGAGTCGATGCCCTACGTCGAGGCCTGCCACCACATGTACGGCGGACAGTACGGCCAGGGCTCGGGGCCCGGTGAGAACATCCCGGCCTGGCTGGTCTTCGATCAGCAGTACCGCGACCGCTACATCTTCGCCGGACTGCAGCCGGGGCAACGGATCCCGAAGAAGTGGCTGGAGTCCGGAGTGATCGTCACGGCCCCGACCCTCGACGAACTGGCCGTCAAGGCGGGCCTGCCCGCCGACGAGTTCAAGGCGACGGTCGAGCGGTTCAACGGCTTCGCGAGAGCCGGTGTCGACGAAGACTTCCACCGTGGCGAGAGCGCCTACGACCGGTACTACGGCGACCCGACCAACAAGCCCAATCCCAACCTCGGCGAGATCAACCACGGCCCGTACTACGCGGCCAAGATGGTGCCGGGCGACCTGGGCACCAAGGGTGGCGTGCGCACCGACGTGCATGGCCGCGCCCTCCGCGACGACAACTCGGTGATCGATGGCCTCTACGCGGCGGGTAACGTCAGCTCGCCGGTCATGGGGCACACCTACCCGGGCCCCGGTGGGACGATCGGACCCGCGATGACCTTCGGATACCTCGCGGCGTTGAACATCGCCGGAAAGGCCTGA
- a CDS encoding 2-keto-4-pentenoate hydratase yields the protein MLDAQTRAELAAALAEAERSKVAIDPLTAGNPDIDVVDAYEIQLINIRQRVADGAKVVGHKVGLSSEAMQKMMNVDEPDYGHLLDEMEVYQDVPVEAGRFLYPRVEVEVGFILADDLPGEGCTEDDVLAATAAFVPSIELIDTRIKNWQIKLCDTIADNASSAGWVLGAERVSPKDIDITAIDAVLTCNGEVVAEGRSDAVLGNPVTAVAWLARKVDSFGVRLKAGDVVLPGSCTRAIDARPGDNFVAEFTGLGSVRLSFE from the coding sequence ATGCTCGATGCTCAGACGCGTGCCGAGTTGGCCGCAGCGCTCGCCGAGGCGGAGCGCTCCAAGGTCGCGATAGACCCGCTGACCGCGGGCAACCCGGATATCGACGTCGTCGACGCCTACGAGATCCAGCTGATCAACATCCGCCAGCGGGTCGCCGACGGCGCCAAGGTGGTCGGGCACAAAGTGGGCCTGTCCAGCGAGGCGATGCAGAAGATGATGAACGTGGATGAGCCCGACTACGGGCATCTCCTCGACGAGATGGAGGTCTACCAGGACGTCCCGGTCGAGGCGGGCAGGTTCCTGTATCCGCGGGTCGAGGTCGAGGTCGGCTTCATTCTGGCCGATGACCTGCCCGGCGAGGGCTGCACCGAGGACGACGTGCTGGCCGCCACGGCCGCGTTCGTGCCCTCGATCGAACTGATCGACACCCGCATCAAGAACTGGCAGATCAAACTGTGCGACACGATCGCCGACAACGCGTCGTCGGCGGGTTGGGTGCTGGGCGCCGAGCGAGTGTCGCCGAAAGACATCGACATCACCGCAATCGACGCCGTGCTCACGTGCAACGGCGAGGTGGTGGCCGAAGGCCGCAGCGATGCGGTGCTCGGAAATCCGGTCACCGCGGTGGCCTGGTTGGCCCGCAAGGTGGACAGTTTCGGCGTCCGTCTCAAAGCCGGTGACGTGGTTCTCCCGGGGTCCTGCACTCGTGCGATAGATGCACGTCCTGGCGACAATTTCGTCGCCGAGTTCACTGGTTTAGGTTCTGTCCGACTGAGTTTCGAGTAG
- a CDS encoding acetaldehyde dehydrogenase (acetylating), translated as MAAKASVAIVGSGNISTDLLYKLLRSEWLEPRWMIGIDPESEGLARARKLGLETSHEGVDWLLAQSELPDLVFEATSAYVHRDAAPRYAEAGIRAIDLTPAAVGPGVIPPANLRAHLDAPNVNMVTCGGQATIPIVYAVSRVVDVPYAEIVASVSSASAGPGTRANIDEFTKTTSAGVQNIGGAARGKAIIILNPADPPMIMRDTIFAAIPEDADHAAITQSIKDVVAEVQTYVPGYRLLNEPQFDEPSVVNGGNHVVTTFIEVEGAGDYLPPYAGNLDIMTAAATKVGEEIARERASISEGAQA; from the coding sequence ATGGCTGCGAAGGCATCTGTCGCGATCGTCGGATCCGGCAACATCAGTACCGATCTTCTGTACAAGCTTCTGCGCTCCGAGTGGCTTGAGCCGCGGTGGATGATCGGCATCGACCCGGAGTCCGAGGGGTTGGCGCGGGCCCGCAAGCTGGGTTTGGAGACCAGCCACGAGGGCGTGGACTGGCTTCTGGCGCAGAGTGAGCTGCCGGATCTGGTCTTCGAGGCCACCAGCGCGTATGTGCATCGGGATGCCGCACCCCGGTACGCCGAGGCGGGCATCCGGGCCATCGACCTGACGCCGGCCGCCGTGGGTCCGGGCGTGATCCCGCCGGCGAACCTGCGGGCTCATCTGGACGCCCCGAACGTCAACATGGTGACGTGCGGTGGGCAGGCGACGATTCCGATCGTCTACGCCGTCAGCCGTGTCGTCGACGTGCCGTATGCCGAGATCGTCGCGTCGGTGTCGTCGGCCTCGGCAGGCCCGGGCACGCGCGCCAACATCGACGAGTTCACCAAGACCACCAGCGCCGGCGTGCAGAACATCGGTGGGGCGGCCCGGGGCAAGGCGATCATCATCCTCAACCCGGCGGACCCGCCGATGATCATGCGCGACACGATCTTCGCCGCGATCCCCGAGGACGCCGACCACGCCGCGATCACCCAGTCCATCAAGGATGTCGTGGCCGAGGTGCAGACCTACGTGCCGGGATACCGGCTGCTCAACGAACCGCAGTTCGACGAACCGTCGGTGGTCAACGGCGGCAATCACGTCGTCACGACCTTCATCGAAGTGGAGGGTGCCGGTGACTACCTGCCGCCGTACGCTGGAAATCTGGACATCATGACCGCCGCGGCGACCAAGGTGGGCGAAGAAATAGCCAGGGAACGTGCTTCGATTTCGGAAGGGGCGCAGGCATGA
- the dmpG gene encoding 4-hydroxy-2-oxovalerate aldolase, which translates to MSADGVYFNPMWDVRMTDTSLRDGSHHKRHQFTKDEIGAIVAALDTAGVPVIEVTHGDGLGGSSFNYGFSKTPEQELIKLAAETAKEAKIAFLMLPGVGTKEDIKEAQNNGGSICRIATHCTEADVSIQHFGLARELGLETVGFLMMSHTISPEKLAKQARIMADAGCQCVYVVDSAGALVLEGVADRVSALVAELGDDAQVGFHGHENLGLGVANSIEAVRAGAKQIDGSCRRFGAGAGNAPVEALIGVFDKIGVKTGIDFFDIADAAEEVVAPAMPAECLLDRNALIMGYSGVYSSFLKHAIRQSERYGVPAHQLLHRAGQRKLIGGQEDQLIDIALEIKREQDEAAAAH; encoded by the coding sequence ATGAGCGCCGACGGGGTTTACTTCAACCCGATGTGGGACGTCCGGATGACGGATACGTCTCTGCGTGACGGGTCGCATCACAAACGGCACCAGTTCACCAAGGATGAGATCGGTGCCATCGTGGCGGCCCTGGACACCGCGGGTGTGCCGGTCATCGAGGTCACCCACGGTGACGGCCTGGGCGGGTCGAGCTTCAACTACGGGTTCTCCAAGACCCCGGAGCAGGAGTTGATCAAGCTGGCGGCCGAGACCGCCAAGGAGGCCAAGATCGCCTTCCTGATGCTGCCCGGAGTGGGCACCAAGGAGGACATCAAGGAGGCCCAGAACAATGGCGGATCGATCTGCCGCATCGCGACGCACTGCACCGAGGCCGACGTCTCGATCCAGCACTTCGGGCTCGCCCGTGAGCTGGGCCTCGAGACCGTCGGGTTCCTGATGATGAGCCACACCATCTCGCCGGAGAAGCTGGCCAAGCAGGCCCGCATCATGGCCGACGCCGGCTGCCAGTGCGTCTATGTCGTGGACTCCGCGGGTGCGCTGGTGCTCGAAGGTGTCGCCGACCGGGTGTCGGCTCTGGTCGCCGAACTCGGTGACGACGCGCAGGTGGGCTTCCACGGTCACGAGAATCTCGGTCTGGGCGTGGCGAATTCGATCGAGGCCGTCCGTGCGGGAGCGAAGCAGATCGACGGATCGTGCCGTCGGTTCGGAGCAGGGGCGGGCAATGCACCGGTCGAGGCGTTGATCGGCGTGTTCGACAAGATCGGCGTCAAGACCGGCATCGACTTCTTCGACATCGCGGATGCCGCCGAAGAGGTCGTCGCCCCGGCGATGCCCGCCGAGTGCCTGCTCGACCGCAACGCGCTGATCATGGGGTACTCGGGTGTGTACTCGAGCTTCCTCAAGCACGCGATCCGCCAGTCCGAGCGCTATGGCGTGCCCGCGCACCAACTGCTGCACCGCGCGGGTCAGCGCAAGCTCATCGGCGGCCAGGAGGATCAGCTGATCGACATCGCGCTGGAGATCAAGCGCGAGCAGGACGAGGCCGCCGCCGCGCACTGA
- a CDS encoding RecQ family ATP-dependent DNA helicase, with product MATREHAQSILEQLAGPTATLRDDQWSAIEALVVQRRQALVVQRTGWGKSAVYFIAAKLLRSAGLGPTVIVSPLLALMRNQVAAAERAGVRAATINSGNVTEWDAIHQQVADGGLDVLLVSPERLNNPDFRDNVLPALASDAGLVVVDEAHCVSDWGHDFRPDYRRIRTLISELGSNIPVLATTATANDRVVTDVAAQLGVGGRDTLVLRGGLDRESLRLSVVKAGNPAQRSAWLAAQLDSLPGSGIIYTLTVAQANDVAALLAEQGHKVAAYTGSTDTTEREQLESDLLGNRVKALVETSALGMGFDKPDLGFVVHLGAPSSPIAYYQQVGRAGRATDSAEVILLPGTEDQDVWRYFASVAFPSETLVRSVLHALDTDRPQSTPALESQVDLNRSRLEMVLKVLDVDGAVRRVKGGWVATGEPWTYDEERYRALDAARRREQQAMLDYQNTDGCRMAFLRGQLDDPELAPGDRCGRCDNCTGARYQGAVDEATLAATVERLQRPGVEVAPRKQWPTGLAALGLEWSGRITDGAAPGRAIGRLTDLGWGARLRKLLAEPDREVPDDIVQAAIAVLKAWNWSTRPVAVIGLDSQTHPLLISSTVQRLAQVGRLADLGTLRYRPDRRPVTAANSAYRVAALNGSWECPDLDVHGPVLLVDDMTDTGWTLTMAARQLRRAGVPEVLPLVLASTS from the coding sequence ATGGCCACCCGTGAACACGCCCAGTCGATACTCGAACAACTGGCCGGTCCCACCGCGACACTGCGCGATGACCAGTGGAGTGCTATCGAGGCACTGGTGGTCCAGCGGCGTCAGGCCCTGGTCGTGCAGCGCACGGGATGGGGCAAATCTGCGGTGTACTTCATCGCGGCCAAACTGCTGCGCAGCGCGGGTCTGGGCCCCACAGTGATCGTGTCGCCCCTGCTTGCGCTGATGCGCAACCAGGTGGCCGCCGCCGAGCGTGCTGGCGTCCGGGCAGCCACGATCAACTCCGGCAACGTCACCGAGTGGGATGCGATCCATCAGCAGGTTGCCGACGGCGGACTCGATGTTCTGCTGGTCAGCCCGGAACGGTTGAACAACCCGGACTTCCGTGACAACGTGCTGCCCGCCCTGGCATCCGACGCCGGTCTCGTGGTGGTGGACGAGGCGCACTGTGTGTCGGACTGGGGCCATGACTTCCGTCCCGATTATCGACGCATCAGGACTCTGATCTCCGAATTGGGTTCCAACATACCGGTTCTCGCCACCACCGCGACGGCCAACGATCGCGTCGTCACCGACGTGGCGGCCCAACTTGGGGTGGGTGGTCGCGACACCCTGGTGCTGCGCGGCGGCCTGGACCGTGAGTCACTGCGGCTGTCGGTGGTCAAAGCGGGCAATCCAGCCCAGCGGTCGGCATGGCTTGCCGCCCAACTGGATTCACTGCCCGGGTCGGGCATCATCTACACACTCACGGTGGCGCAGGCGAACGACGTCGCGGCCCTGCTGGCCGAACAGGGACACAAGGTGGCGGCCTACACCGGGTCCACCGACACCACGGAACGCGAACAGCTCGAATCCGACCTGCTCGGCAACAGGGTTAAGGCGCTGGTCGAGACGTCTGCCCTCGGTATGGGCTTCGACAAGCCCGACCTCGGTTTCGTGGTGCACCTCGGCGCACCGTCGTCGCCCATCGCCTACTACCAGCAGGTGGGCCGCGCGGGTCGTGCCACCGACAGTGCCGAGGTGATTCTGCTTCCTGGGACCGAGGACCAGGACGTGTGGCGCTATTTTGCTTCGGTGGCGTTTCCGTCAGAAACCCTGGTGCGCAGTGTACTTCACGCCCTGGACACTGACAGGCCGCAGTCCACGCCGGCGCTGGAGAGTCAGGTTGACCTGAACCGGTCGAGGCTCGAGATGGTGCTCAAGGTGCTCGACGTCGATGGTGCGGTGCGCCGGGTCAAAGGCGGCTGGGTCGCCACGGGCGAACCCTGGACGTATGACGAGGAGCGGTACCGAGCGCTCGACGCGGCCCGCCGCCGCGAACAGCAGGCCATGCTCGACTATCAGAACACCGACGGCTGCCGGATGGCGTTTCTGCGCGGCCAACTCGACGACCCCGAGCTGGCACCTGGCGATCGGTGCGGGCGCTGCGACAACTGCACGGGTGCGCGCTACCAGGGTGCGGTCGATGAGGCGACGCTGGCCGCGACGGTCGAACGCCTGCAACGTCCCGGTGTCGAGGTGGCGCCCCGCAAGCAGTGGCCGACGGGGCTCGCGGCGCTGGGGCTGGAGTGGTCGGGGCGGATCACCGACGGGGCTGCCCCCGGCCGAGCCATCGGCAGGCTGACCGACCTGGGCTGGGGTGCGAGGCTGCGCAAGCTGCTGGCCGAACCCGACCGCGAGGTGCCCGACGACATCGTGCAGGCGGCGATCGCGGTGCTCAAGGCCTGGAACTGGTCCACCCGCCCGGTCGCGGTCATCGGACTGGATTCGCAGACCCATCCGCTGCTCATCTCGTCGACGGTGCAGCGCCTTGCGCAGGTGGGCAGGCTGGCTGATCTGGGCACGCTGCGCTATCGGCCGGACCGGCGACCGGTCACCGCGGCGAATTCGGCGTATCGGGTGGCGGCCTTGAACGGGTCCTGGGAGTGCCCTGACCTGGATGTTCACGGTCCGGTCCTGCTGGTCGACGATATGACGGACACCGGCTGGACACTGACGATGGCGGCCCGCCAACTGCGCCGGGCCGGGGTGCCGGAGGTGCTGCCGCTGGTGCTGGCCAGCACCAGCTGA
- a CDS encoding heme-binding protein, which translates to MRATKTTVYRGLAGIFAGGLLGAAASATIALPAAGAAPDTTATDANCNASAVATTVSSVSQSVGNYLASNPEADKALTDIAKQPADQAETAYEAYFEKNPAVADELRIIQQPVRDLNAQCDIQVMPSTAIEALESI; encoded by the coding sequence ATGCGAGCAACCAAGACGACTGTGTACCGCGGCCTGGCCGGCATCTTCGCCGGCGGCCTGCTCGGAGCAGCCGCCAGCGCCACCATCGCGCTGCCCGCGGCTGGTGCGGCCCCGGACACCACCGCGACAGACGCCAACTGCAACGCGAGTGCCGTTGCGACCACCGTGAGCTCGGTGTCGCAGTCGGTCGGCAACTACCTCGCCTCCAACCCGGAGGCGGATAAGGCGTTGACTGACATCGCGAAGCAGCCCGCCGACCAGGCGGAGACCGCGTATGAGGCGTATTTCGAGAAGAACCCGGCCGTGGCCGACGAACTGCGGATCATCCAGCAGCCGGTCCGTGACCTGAACGCGCAGTGCGACATTCAGGTGATGCCGTCGACGGCCATCGAGGCCCTCGAGTCGATCTGA
- a CDS encoding PQQ-dependent sugar dehydrogenase, with the protein MASAIHRQQHSGDPGSYAKFIGRVGGLAVALGVGVAVGVNPGAAWADDGTSGSVSGSRTDSAGSGSNGSTAGETPRRSPRLRPDSISSLPPWTKTPLQRAIENTQAEAAAPESDIGETGAPAQTGTGPRPALKRAELKAALRERLDAIRAKALAAAQPSGATPTESVPVIGGDTDPEVPAEAPVIVPGSSVPGGSTSDVAPEARRTLAERVQAAAAAARERFTSQLAPEAHQAVENELDSGAVAPALATLTTSPALPPALNNAISHINSQAKAFQEAAAKAFEDLKVCVCKLVLKAVDVISGVTGNSGEGAGNGGLPPVDQNPLLAAVAGWVRRELDRIMAIPQVARFVQEVTDRVTIALQEVILCANPSEHSPLPEDLERIVIAAGLDQPTDFRFLPDGRIIITEKAGAVKIVDPNNPGSAILVGMVPTSPSRELNAIELDPDYANNGYVYVAYTTPALEDKLTRYTIANDAFVTSGENAPFDLIVIPGSGAMHHGNAVLFGPDGKIYWAIGDNSENGSAQDMTKLYGKILRINPDGTIPDDNPFVDLEGARSEIYALGFRNPFRMVFTPTGQLLVADVGDFAWEELNLVEAGKNYGWPGAEGVSDCDSCNYVDPIWAYPHTPEPARAGSITGVMVYTGSAIGDEYTNKVFVADYTLHWIKVLTFDSTYHNLLSVETFDSEAGTAIQLLQGPGSDESLYQLNIYPGELYKITPSGGNRAPTAVITATPNYGATPLEVQFSSGGSKDPEGQPLSYSWDFGDGNTSTDANPTHTYTTKDKYTVILTVTDGEKTGTATQIVHVGNTPPDVDITTSVGDGKYNAGQTVTFGATATDAEDDTLPDSAYKWTVIFHHADHVHPYQDNIVGPNGSVYLSTSNHNVDTTYYEIKLTVTDSEGLSTTKSTFIYPNLVELTFGSNNPDAVYTIDGVPHKGTYTETAVVGVVREIDIPSPQTINGQVVYGNWSNGGGTKQTISTPGEDTGYNAVFTTTPSVL; encoded by the coding sequence ATGGCGTCGGCAATCCATCGGCAGCAGCACTCCGGAGACCCCGGAAGCTATGCCAAGTTCATCGGCAGGGTCGGCGGACTCGCGGTCGCCCTCGGCGTCGGTGTGGCGGTCGGCGTCAACCCCGGCGCGGCGTGGGCCGACGACGGCACCAGTGGTTCGGTGTCCGGCTCCAGGACGGACTCGGCCGGCTCGGGTTCAAATGGTTCCACCGCAGGCGAGACACCACGACGGTCACCGCGACTGCGGCCGGATTCGATCTCGTCACTGCCGCCGTGGACCAAGACGCCCCTTCAGCGCGCGATCGAGAACACCCAGGCCGAGGCCGCAGCTCCGGAATCCGACATCGGCGAGACCGGCGCACCCGCGCAGACGGGCACCGGACCCAGGCCGGCACTCAAGAGAGCCGAGTTGAAGGCCGCGCTGCGCGAGCGGCTGGACGCCATCCGCGCCAAGGCCCTGGCTGCCGCACAGCCTTCCGGCGCCACGCCCACCGAGTCAGTCCCGGTCATCGGCGGCGACACCGATCCCGAGGTGCCCGCGGAGGCGCCCGTCATCGTCCCGGGCTCGAGTGTCCCCGGTGGATCGACCTCGGACGTCGCCCCTGAGGCCCGTCGAACCCTCGCAGAACGCGTTCAGGCCGCCGCGGCCGCTGCCCGTGAGCGGTTCACCAGCCAGTTGGCCCCAGAGGCGCACCAGGCCGTCGAGAACGAACTGGATTCAGGTGCCGTGGCTCCGGCCCTGGCGACGCTGACCACGTCACCGGCACTGCCGCCGGCCCTGAACAATGCCATCAGCCACATCAACTCCCAGGCCAAGGCCTTCCAAGAGGCCGCGGCGAAGGCGTTCGAGGATCTCAAGGTCTGTGTCTGCAAGCTGGTTCTGAAAGCCGTCGACGTCATCTCCGGCGTCACCGGCAACAGCGGCGAAGGTGCCGGGAACGGCGGCCTGCCGCCCGTCGACCAGAACCCCCTGCTGGCAGCCGTGGCCGGATGGGTGCGCCGCGAGCTCGACCGCATCATGGCGATCCCGCAGGTCGCGCGATTCGTTCAAGAGGTGACCGACCGTGTCACGATCGCGCTGCAGGAGGTCATCCTGTGCGCCAACCCGTCTGAGCACTCCCCCCTCCCGGAGGATCTCGAGCGGATCGTGATCGCCGCCGGTCTCGACCAGCCGACCGACTTCCGGTTCCTGCCCGACGGCCGGATCATCATCACCGAGAAGGCCGGCGCGGTGAAGATCGTCGACCCGAACAACCCGGGCTCGGCGATTCTGGTCGGCATGGTGCCGACGTCGCCCAGTCGCGAACTGAACGCGATCGAGTTGGACCCGGATTACGCGAACAACGGCTACGTCTACGTCGCGTACACCACTCCTGCGTTGGAGGACAAGCTCACTCGGTACACGATCGCCAACGACGCATTCGTCACCTCCGGTGAGAATGCCCCCTTCGACCTGATCGTCATCCCCGGGTCGGGTGCTATGCACCACGGCAACGCGGTGCTGTTCGGGCCTGACGGCAAGATCTACTGGGCCATCGGCGACAACAGCGAAAACGGCAGCGCGCAGGACATGACCAAGCTGTACGGCAAGATCCTCCGGATCAACCCCGACGGCACCATCCCCGACGACAACCCCTTCGTCGATCTGGAAGGCGCTCGCAGCGAGATCTATGCCCTCGGGTTCCGCAACCCCTTCCGAATGGTGTTCACCCCGACCGGCCAACTGCTGGTCGCCGACGTGGGTGACTTCGCCTGGGAGGAACTGAATCTCGTCGAGGCCGGTAAGAACTACGGTTGGCCCGGCGCCGAGGGTGTCAGCGACTGCGACTCCTGCAACTACGTCGACCCGATCTGGGCCTACCCGCACACCCCTGAGCCCGCCCGCGCCGGCTCGATCACCGGAGTGATGGTCTACACGGGATCAGCCATCGGCGACGAGTACACCAACAAGGTGTTCGTGGCGGACTACACGCTGCACTGGATCAAGGTGCTGACCTTCGATTCGACCTACCACAACCTGCTCAGCGTGGAGACTTTCGATTCCGAGGCAGGCACGGCCATCCAGCTGCTGCAGGGTCCCGGCAGCGACGAGAGCCTGTACCAGCTCAACATCTATCCCGGTGAGCTGTACAAGATCACGCCGTCGGGCGGCAACCGAGCTCCGACCGCGGTCATCACGGCCACGCCAAACTACGGTGCGACGCCCCTGGAAGTCCAGTTCTCGTCAGGCGGGTCGAAGGATCCTGAGGGCCAGCCGCTGAGCTACAGCTGGGACTTCGGTGACGGCAACACGTCGACCGATGCCAACCCGACGCACACCTACACCACCAAGGACAAGTACACCGTCATCCTGACGGTCACCGATGGTGAGAAGACCGGCACGGCAACGCAGATCGTTCACGTCGGCAACACCCCGCCCGACGTCGACATCACGACGTCCGTCGGCGACGGCAAGTACAACGCGGGCCAGACCGTCACGTTCGGAGCCACGGCGACCGACGCCGAGGACGACACTCTTCCTGACAGCGCCTACAAGTGGACCGTGATCTTCCATCACGCCGATCACGTCCACCCATACCAGGACAACATCGTCGGCCCCAACGGTTCGGTGTACCTGTCGACCAGTAATCACAACGTCGACACCACCTATTACGAGATCAAGCTCACCGTCACCGACAGTGAGGGCCTGTCGACCACCAAGAGCACGTTCATCTACCCGAACCTGGTGGAGTTGACGTTCGGCAGCAACAACCCGGACGCGGTCTACACGATCGACGGGGTGCCGCATAAGGGCACCTACACCGAGACCGCGGTCGTCGGTGTGGTGCGCGAGATCGACATCCCGTCACCGCAGACGATCAACGGCCAAGTGGTATACGGCAATTGGTCAAACGGTGGTGGAACGAAGCAGACAATCTCCACACCGGGCGAGGACACGGGCTACAACGCGGTGTTCACGACGACCCCGTCGGTCCTCTAG
- a CDS encoding DUF2505 domain-containing protein produces the protein MPRSFDFSVESAASIEQIYGAFATRDYWLARIAEFGGTARLEKFAVDSNGLVLTVVANDLRPEGLPRPVAKIFPREWRVVQEETWSPVNGSEFRGRISTVSHGAPGGGSGTAVVVPTPDGSRMKCKATVEFKVPLIGGQIENLMGRSLIQSISILQDFTTSWIADNF, from the coding sequence GTGCCACGTTCATTCGACTTCTCAGTGGAATCCGCGGCCAGTATCGAGCAAATCTATGGCGCATTTGCTACACGTGACTACTGGCTAGCGCGGATCGCAGAGTTTGGCGGCACCGCCAGACTTGAGAAGTTCGCCGTGGACTCCAACGGCCTGGTGCTCACGGTGGTTGCCAATGACCTGCGCCCGGAAGGCCTTCCTCGACCCGTCGCCAAGATCTTCCCCCGGGAGTGGCGAGTCGTGCAGGAGGAGACGTGGAGCCCAGTGAATGGCAGCGAGTTTCGGGGCAGAATCAGCACTGTCTCCCATGGGGCACCGGGTGGAGGATCGGGCACCGCTGTAGTCGTGCCGACGCCGGACGGCTCCCGCATGAAGTGCAAGGCCACGGTCGAGTTCAAGGTTCCTCTGATCGGCGGCCAGATCGAGAACCTGATGGGCCGTTCACTGATCCAGAGCATCTCCATCCTGCAGGACTTCACCACCAGCTGGATTGCAGACAACTTCTGA